A region of Moorena producens PAL-8-15-08-1 DNA encodes the following proteins:
- a CDS encoding RNA-guided endonuclease InsQ/TnpB family protein, with product MFNLTYEFKLKPTAKQVSLFENWLEQCRKVYNYALAERKDWYKSRSCQVNACSVRSEYIIPAEQTRPTYASQCRGLTAARKAIEELRAVQVHVLQQTLKRLEKAFVSMWEQGHGFPRFKKQGQMRSFVFPQLGVKPVESGKVKLPKIGWVKMRQSREIPSDAVVKQARVVRRATGWYVMLTLQWDVDVPQIMPHGEPLGIDVGISHFVAVSNGKLFPNPRPFKGLERKLKLLQKRVSRKRKGSSNRCKAQAKVSKLHERIVNIRKNYYWKLAHNLCDWAGMIFVEDLNLKGLAKGMLGKHCLDAGWGQFFKILEQCCAYRGVYFQKVDSKKTSQICPNCLTETGKKTLAERIHHCEHCGYTTDRDVAAAQIIAIRGLAAVGHTVKMLSEGKFIGIPGKKESSSL from the coding sequence GTGTTCAATCTAACCTACGAGTTCAAATTAAAACCTACCGCTAAGCAAGTATCTTTGTTTGAAAACTGGCTTGAACAGTGTCGCAAAGTCTATAACTATGCACTAGCAGAAAGGAAGGATTGGTATAAATCTCGTAGTTGTCAGGTTAATGCTTGCTCTGTTCGTAGTGAATACATCATTCCAGCAGAGCAAACCCGTCCTACTTATGCCAGTCAATGCCGTGGGTTAACCGCTGCCAGAAAAGCTATTGAAGAGCTTAGAGCTGTTCAAGTTCATGTCTTACAACAAACGCTCAAAAGGCTAGAAAAAGCTTTTGTTAGTATGTGGGAACAAGGTCATGGCTTTCCTCGCTTTAAGAAGCAGGGACAAATGCGATCTTTTGTTTTTCCACAACTAGGAGTCAAACCAGTTGAATCTGGAAAAGTTAAATTGCCCAAAATTGGCTGGGTAAAGATGCGGCAATCACGGGAAATACCTTCTGATGCCGTAGTTAAACAAGCCAGAGTGGTCAGACGTGCTACTGGCTGGTATGTGATGTTGACTTTGCAATGGGATGTTGATGTTCCTCAGATTATGCCTCATGGGGAACCCTTGGGCATTGATGTGGGAATTTCACATTTTGTTGCTGTTAGTAACGGGAAATTATTTCCTAATCCACGTCCTTTCAAGGGTCTCGAACGCAAGCTTAAATTGCTGCAAAAGAGGGTAAGCAGAAAGCGTAAAGGAAGTAGCAACCGTTGTAAGGCACAAGCAAAAGTCAGCAAGCTACACGAGCGAATCGTTAACATTAGAAAAAATTATTACTGGAAATTAGCTCATAATCTTTGCGATTGGGCTGGGATGATCTTTGTTGAAGATCTAAATCTCAAAGGATTGGCTAAGGGAATGCTAGGAAAGCACTGTCTAGATGCGGGATGGGGACAGTTTTTTAAGATATTAGAGCAGTGTTGCGCCTATCGTGGTGTCTATTTTCAAAAAGTAGATTCTAAAAAGACTAGCCAAATTTGTCCCAATTGTTTAACTGAAACTGGCAAAAAGACCTTAGCTGAGCGCATACATCATTGCGAACATTGTGGCTACACAACCGACAGAGATGTGGCAGCTGCTCAAAT
- a CDS encoding iron uptake porin, producing the protein MKKFCGALPLTPIVLGVHLVTITPAMAESEPETLTAIDPNPSPDWSDLNPSPKYLAQEYLKTPPKTPHLTDQFHHELEFKTTTSIPHSGISTASLTSLESPPDLEVADIVSNPSMGQVAPISKLLDMPSTQTNSNSLDNSLDNSLDISQNLGVTDPLSNQPMERVTPVYELSDVQPTDWAYEALQSLLKRYRCLTGYEDDSYRGNRALTRYEFAFGLNFCLNRVNAMIIGKTANLVTEADLAAMQRLQEEFSGELATVQARVDNLEGRVTFLEDHQFSTTTILRGSVDIALATGFGGKKAVPSGQSPTEDFDDTNTLLGGRAILNFDTSFTGRDLLRTRLRAGNTSNFSTGFTGTAMTKFGFATNTGNDVKLNQLFYRFPLGNKGLVSIAAAGQGATALIPTLNPAFSISSFGFNNYIYDLGFGAGAGIYYQFNDLIATGAAYYTGSASNPDFGLFNGTFGALAQVTLTPSDRFGMALTYVRYYSPQPNTASFLGSQFAQSPFGSNTATSSNSLGVSTSYRFSDRFTLGGWLGYSNAIAESSPRNNDFDGSTGSKADIWSWAVTAAFPDIGKLGSQLNLIVGMPPRLASNDVVGRRDRDVSYHLELSYRYPLTDRIFITPGVLVIIDPEHNDENDTIGVGLLRTQFNF; encoded by the coding sequence GTGAAAAAATTTTGCGGTGCATTACCACTGACACCGATAGTACTTGGTGTTCATTTGGTAACCATTACCCCCGCCATGGCTGAGAGCGAACCAGAAACCTTGACCGCCATAGACCCTAACCCATCACCAGATTGGTCAGATCTTAATCCCAGCCCGAAATATCTAGCGCAAGAGTACTTAAAAACTCCCCCAAAAACTCCTCACTTAACCGACCAATTCCACCATGAACTGGAGTTTAAGACTACTACGTCTATTCCCCATTCTGGGATATCGACAGCTAGCTTGACTAGTCTAGAGTCACCGCCAGACCTAGAGGTGGCAGACATTGTGAGTAATCCGTCTATGGGTCAGGTAGCACCAATTTCTAAACTATTAGACATGCCATCTACTCAGACTAACTCCAATAGTCTAGATAATAGTCTAGATAATAGTTTAGATATATCCCAAAACTTAGGTGTGACCGACCCGTTGAGTAATCAACCAATGGAGCGGGTAACACCAGTTTATGAACTGTCTGATGTCCAACCCACTGATTGGGCTTACGAAGCACTACAGTCTTTGTTGAAGCGCTATAGATGCCTGACTGGTTACGAGGATGACAGCTATCGCGGTAACCGCGCCCTGACTCGCTACGAGTTTGCGTTTGGCTTGAATTTTTGCTTAAATCGGGTGAATGCCATGATTATTGGGAAAACAGCCAACTTGGTAACCGAAGCTGATTTAGCAGCAATGCAAAGGCTACAAGAAGAGTTCAGTGGTGAATTGGCTACTGTACAGGCTCGGGTCGATAACTTGGAAGGGCGGGTGACTTTCCTCGAAGACCATCAGTTTTCTACTACTACTATTTTGCGTGGGAGTGTAGATATTGCTCTAGCTACTGGCTTTGGGGGGAAAAAAGCAGTTCCTTCTGGTCAAAGCCCAACAGAAGATTTTGATGATACTAATACTCTGTTGGGAGGCCGGGCAATTCTCAACTTTGACACCAGTTTCACTGGTCGAGACCTTTTGCGCACTAGACTTCGGGCAGGGAATACCAGTAACTTTAGCACTGGTTTCACCGGTACAGCCATGACAAAGTTTGGTTTTGCCACTAATACCGGCAATGATGTTAAATTAAACCAGCTGTTCTATCGGTTTCCCCTAGGTAATAAAGGTCTGGTATCTATAGCAGCAGCAGGTCAGGGAGCAACTGCTTTGATTCCCACCCTCAATCCAGCATTTTCCATTTCCAGTTTTGGATTCAATAATTACATCTACGACTTGGGTTTTGGCGCTGGTGCTGGAATCTACTATCAATTCAATGACCTGATTGCTACTGGAGCGGCCTATTACACTGGTTCTGCCTCTAATCCAGACTTTGGACTGTTCAATGGTACATTTGGTGCTTTGGCTCAGGTGACCCTTACTCCCTCTGATCGCTTTGGTATGGCATTGACCTATGTCCGGTACTACTCTCCTCAACCCAATACTGCATCCTTTCTCGGTAGCCAATTCGCTCAATCTCCCTTTGGCTCAAATACAGCCACCTCATCAAATAGCTTGGGTGTATCGACTAGCTATCGATTTAGCGATCGCTTTACCCTAGGCGGTTGGCTTGGTTATAGCAATGCGATCGCAGAATCCTCACCCCGTAACAATGATTTCGATGGATCAACCGGATCAAAAGCAGATATTTGGAGCTGGGCAGTTACCGCCGCTTTCCCAGACATCGGAAAACTAGGCAGCCAGTTGAATCTAATTGTTGGCATGCCTCCAAGACTAGCTAGTAATGATGTTGTTGGTCGTCGCGACCGCGATGTATCATACCATCTTGAACTGTCTTATCGCTACCCACTCACTGATAGAATCTTTATCACTCCTGGTGTTTTGGTGATTATCGATCCAGAACACAATGATGAAAATGATACTATTGGGGTTGGACTGCTGCGAACCCAGTTTAACTTCTAG